In Leptospira sp. WS58.C1, a single genomic region encodes these proteins:
- a CDS encoding alpha/beta hydrolase, whose translation MKKILKRVSIGLGALLIAYLGIYYATFPKYEFHPKADLTQSFDSFYKTKLEETKSLNGRAGSEEKLIRYSPGKTEYAILYIHGFGASRAEGEETVDKIAASLKANTYYLRLPGHGTNNEDHRDTPFTEYIRVAEESLLMMDKLGNHTILMGTSMGGLISVYLAGKYPDKIKDLVLFSPFFDFAVPLAKIFFYPGGMTFGETIQGKIRKSPPKQPDDGVGEHYYEHWYKDQYLSAIQHVSNATKFVLSQNSLEKIKVPTLLVYYYKDKDHQDKTASVDAMLKIFDKIGGDTPNPLNTKVQIEIGSHVLTSKHVFSDKEKVQKGVLDFLHKTGVK comes from the coding sequence ATGAAAAAAATATTGAAACGGGTTTCGATCGGCCTAGGAGCCTTGCTTATCGCCTATTTGGGGATATATTACGCCACATTTCCCAAATACGAATTCCATCCAAAGGCGGACCTAACCCAAAGTTTCGATTCGTTTTATAAAACTAAATTGGAAGAGACCAAATCGCTTAATGGAAGAGCCGGTTCCGAAGAAAAACTGATCCGGTATTCACCTGGTAAAACCGAATACGCAATTCTTTATATACACGGTTTTGGCGCGTCCCGCGCAGAAGGAGAAGAGACGGTGGATAAAATTGCCGCTTCTCTCAAGGCAAATACCTATTATTTAAGGTTACCGGGTCACGGAACAAATAACGAAGATCATAGAGACACTCCTTTTACCGAATATATTCGTGTCGCCGAGGAAAGTCTGTTAATGATGGATAAATTAGGAAATCATACTATACTTATGGGCACCAGTATGGGCGGCTTGATCTCCGTTTATCTAGCGGGAAAATATCCGGATAAAATAAAGGATCTGGTATTATTCTCTCCATTTTTCGATTTTGCGGTCCCTTTGGCAAAAATATTCTTCTATCCGGGAGGAATGACCTTCGGTGAAACCATTCAAGGAAAGATCAGAAAATCCCCGCCTAAACAACCGGACGACGGAGTCGGAGAACATTATTACGAGCATTGGTATAAAGACCAATATTTATCGGCGATACAACACGTAAGTAATGCGACCAAGTTCGTGCTTAGCCAAAACAGCCTGGAGAAGATCAAAGTCCCTACTCTATTAGTATATTATTATAAGGACAAGGATCATCAGGACAAGACAGCTAGCGTGGATGCAATGTTAAAAATTTTTGATAAGATCGGAGGAGATACTCCCAATCCTCTCAATACTAAGGTCCAAATAGAAATAGGAAGCCACGTATTAACTTCCAAACATGTATTCTCCGATAAAGAGAAGGTCCAAAAAGGAGTTTTAGACTTCTTACATAAAACAGGAGTTAAATAG
- a CDS encoding Rrf2 family transcriptional regulator: protein MSIPSRYSIAIHILSLIDRDGEEASSSQIMADSIGTNPVVVRNILGKLKKAGLVVSKQGVAGAKLAKSPEEIQLLQIYKAVETEAPLFSIHDKPNPKCPVGKKIQTTLTGIFQEAQSALEAKLGEFHLSDVLFQLDSEKKKRA, encoded by the coding sequence ATGTCGATTCCTAGCAGATATTCCATAGCGATCCATATTCTTTCCTTAATCGATCGGGACGGAGAAGAAGCCAGTTCTTCTCAAATTATGGCGGATAGTATAGGAACCAATCCTGTGGTGGTCCGAAATATCCTGGGAAAATTAAAAAAAGCAGGTCTTGTGGTTTCCAAACAGGGAGTGGCCGGTGCAAAACTCGCCAAATCCCCGGAGGAGATCCAACTTTTACAGATCTATAAGGCGGTGGAAACCGAAGCTCCGCTCTTCTCGATCCATGATAAACCGAACCCGAAATGTCCTGTGGGTAAAAAGATACAAACCACTTTGACAGGGATTTTCCAAGAGGCCCAATCCGCTTTGGAAGCAAAATTAGGCGAATTTCATCTTTCGGATGTTCTTTTCCAACTGGATTCCGAAAAGAAAAAAAGGGCCTAA
- a CDS encoding discoidin domain-containing protein translates to MFAKYSTLLIGALFFFHCGKKLPVSMITATSMDSGLPFEILDGKKWRPEEGAKFVKLHFYPDETFLLSKIEVESCNGDFSDPITAYINFDEYSQELSTGSTAAVSFDAPKSTRSVTFNFHKNANLCVQKVNFYDDKGSKMKWKGPKVVEATVTASETAKPNLSYDVMNLFDSRYEYAWASDKKGPGVTLDFDFKETQKIKSIKIWNGYQRSDRHCQTNGRLKTATITGDNGFEEKIEVGDIMGPQTIQFSKTFEGTKLKLKVDSIYTGKDYKGLVISEIRFSDGDDWILPNPMEQVKKIAKNNFFQFTAANIDNVLNWSYVGGEYSGTLPAANVSVEQPAGQSAENPAGETTGEEGPTPETGLISSNWTLRLRSDGSLFFEGNTTEADGDSQINKSFFALGNYEVKEAKPDGLKLRIFGLVRKMTQKEYNEDYYGGDCNGCGRDCNNSQDSENGEKIFQEQILLRKSGNKLFIKNENPGKVFQFSTLELVQE, encoded by the coding sequence ATGTTCGCCAAATATTCGACTCTGTTAATAGGGGCATTGTTCTTTTTTCACTGCGGTAAAAAATTGCCCGTTTCCATGATCACGGCTACATCCATGGATAGCGGGCTTCCGTTCGAGATCCTGGATGGGAAAAAGTGGAGGCCGGAAGAAGGAGCCAAATTCGTGAAACTTCATTTTTATCCGGATGAGACCTTCTTATTATCCAAAATAGAAGTGGAATCCTGTAACGGGGACTTCTCCGATCCGATCACGGCTTATATTAACTTTGATGAATATAGTCAGGAACTTTCCACCGGTTCCACTGCAGCTGTTTCTTTCGACGCGCCTAAAAGTACTCGCTCGGTCACTTTTAACTTTCACAAAAACGCGAATTTATGCGTCCAAAAGGTGAATTTTTACGACGATAAGGGTTCTAAGATGAAATGGAAGGGACCAAAAGTTGTAGAAGCAACTGTCACCGCATCCGAAACTGCAAAGCCGAATCTTTCCTATGATGTGATGAACTTATTCGATTCCAGATACGAATACGCTTGGGCCTCGGATAAAAAAGGTCCAGGAGTCACTTTGGATTTCGATTTTAAGGAAACTCAGAAGATAAAATCCATTAAGATCTGGAACGGTTACCAAAGATCCGACAGACATTGCCAGACAAACGGCAGACTAAAGACCGCAACTATCACAGGTGACAACGGATTCGAAGAAAAGATCGAAGTAGGAGATATCATGGGACCTCAGACCATACAATTCTCCAAAACTTTCGAAGGTACAAAATTAAAACTTAAAGTGGATTCAATTTATACGGGAAAAGATTATAAAGGACTCGTCATCAGCGAGATCCGTTTTTCGGACGGAGACGATTGGATCTTACCGAATCCGATGGAGCAAGTTAAGAAGATCGCGAAAAATAATTTTTTCCAATTTACTGCGGCAAATATAGACAATGTTCTGAATTGGAGTTACGTGGGAGGAGAATATAGCGGAACATTACCGGCTGCAAACGTAAGTGTAGAACAACCGGCTGGACAATCTGCGGAAAATCCCGCAGGCGAAACGACGGGGGAAGAAGGTCCGACTCCTGAAACCGGTCTTATTTCCTCCAACTGGACTTTACGTTTGAGGTCCGACGGAAGTCTTTTCTTCGAAGGAAATACTACGGAGGCGGATGGAGATAGCCAAATAAATAAAAGTTTTTTTGCATTAGGAAATTATGAAGTAAAAGAGGCAAAGCCCGACGGTTTGAAACTTCGTATATTCGGACTCGTTCGGAAAATGACCCAAAAAGAATATAACGAAGATTATTACGGCGGGGACTGTAATGGATGCGGAAGAGACTGTAATAATAGCCAGGATTCCGAAAATGGAGAGAAAATTTTCCAAGAACAGATCCTTCTTCGCAAGTCCGGAAATAAACTTTTCATAAAGAACGAAAATCCCGGCAAGGTATTCCAATTCTCTACTTTGGAATTGGTTCAGGAATAA
- the lsa20 gene encoding LIC11469 family lipoprotein adhesin Lsa20, with translation MFRNILFLLLFVLSVSYCEKDKSSDPSFSLNLSGKKGGVPVHIDWIYKGFPGEMKIYELASQRPVQLWETNTVLDLHLAPISGPIEDSKLVLGPGETRKFALVYKNETKEKLYFFAAPHSVNPPEFGFGFKFKCLCVNHLFQVEPGSVWYRIVEIRTMPNWASDPFRITHTLVRVDPSQAKEWSNSGTHSHSDE, from the coding sequence ATGTTTAGGAATATTCTCTTCCTTCTCCTTTTCGTATTGAGCGTAAGCTATTGCGAAAAGGATAAAAGTTCCGATCCTTCTTTTTCCTTGAATTTATCCGGGAAAAAGGGGGGAGTTCCCGTTCATATCGATTGGATCTATAAAGGTTTTCCGGGAGAGATGAAAATTTACGAACTGGCTTCTCAAAGGCCGGTGCAACTTTGGGAAACAAATACGGTTTTAGATCTGCATCTGGCTCCGATTTCCGGTCCGATAGAAGATTCTAAATTAGTTTTGGGTCCGGGTGAAACCCGCAAATTTGCCTTAGTGTATAAGAACGAAACAAAGGAGAAATTATACTTCTTTGCGGCACCTCACTCAGTGAACCCGCCCGAATTCGGTTTCGGTTTTAAATTCAAATGCCTTTGTGTGAATCATCTATTCCAAGTGGAACCCGGTTCCGTTTGGTACAGGATCGTAGAAATTCGCACTATGCCGAACTGGGCAAGCGATCCGTTCCGGATCACTCATACCTTAGTGAGAGTGGATCCAAGCCAGGCAAAAGAATGGAGCAACTCAGGGACACATTCTCATTCGGATGAATGA
- a CDS encoding MORN repeat protein, translating to MARIFTVTCSIFAFFIIFNCSSAETKGSTEPSDNAAASSTKSETANSASNRAFNPDQETEDGRCESGDCENGTGTYVYSTGDIYTGGFSSGHREGKGKFLYKNGDKFEGIYVNDLKEGDGMYFYSNGTVIRGNFAKGIIKGSGKVTFTDGSVLVTEFTDSSNSNPGPYRKKDGTETECYLQNKVLVCVKQDPNAEPKPEQ from the coding sequence ATGGCTCGAATTTTCACAGTTACCTGTTCCATTTTTGCATTTTTTATAATATTCAACTGTTCTTCCGCGGAAACCAAAGGGTCGACCGAACCTTCCGATAATGCCGCTGCAAGCTCCACCAAATCGGAAACGGCAAATTCCGCTTCCAATAGAGCCTTCAATCCGGATCAAGAAACCGAAGATGGTCGTTGTGAATCCGGCGATTGTGAAAACGGGACTGGCACCTATGTATATTCTACGGGAGATATCTATACAGGCGGATTCAGTAGCGGTCACAGAGAAGGTAAAGGTAAGTTCCTTTACAAAAACGGCGACAAATTCGAAGGAATTTATGTAAACGATCTGAAAGAAGGAGACGGAATGTATTTCTACTCCAACGGAACGGTGATCCGAGGAAACTTTGCAAAAGGGATCATTAAAGGTTCCGGAAAAGTTACATTTACCGACGGAAGTGTTTTAGTGACCGAATTCACGGATTCCAGCAATTCCAATCCAGGACCTTATCGAAAGAAAGACGGAACGGAAACCGAATGTTATCTCCAAAACAAAGTTTTAGTTTGTGTAAAACAAGATCCGAACGCAGAACCTAAACCGGAACAATAA
- a CDS encoding glycosyl hydrolase family 67: MLTLVDGSAPFFLESKKKHQNWSKAPLVHLEKFSLPSKKKHKRVRESFSRYTKRISKLGFNAITLDELCYLSERHFYPEDLKRKISSYRKKYKKLFKIASSQDLKVFITSDFFSVNDSILQHTGGNLDKIVQLFIGSLEDLFSSFSEISGVVLRIGESDGVDVTGDFRSKLLLKNPKQANSFLKEILPVFEKYNKILIFRTWTLGAYEIGDLIWNPKTYRKVFQDIKSRSLIISLKYGEGDFFRYLPINPLFFEDDRPKLLELQARREYEGFGEYPSFVGWMYEKYRSELLGKTNIAGISVWTQTGGWSSFKNITFLKGSSYWNELNTFVSVQLFTKPEKNSEEILRKFYGKKNADLFIEFLQLSEELILNLLYDPGFAGQSFYLHRVRIPPILHITWDKITVSDPFRFLYSILNPNPKESVRLGEEAFSKLYRMKKIAETLHLPYDSQFQKKTFRLILNARKLLYFENPVLLAESKRLAKEYHKKYPKTFRFQFQASQSKPSRFLGFILKFFLRNRSSYRVRDKILFHPVLRKIYYMVFLGIKNKFPDFINRQGMPVRELLQ; this comes from the coding sequence ATGCTCACTCTAGTAGACGGATCTGCTCCTTTTTTCCTGGAATCCAAAAAAAAACATCAAAATTGGTCCAAGGCTCCTCTTGTACATTTGGAAAAGTTTTCCCTTCCTTCAAAGAAAAAACATAAAAGAGTCAGAGAATCCTTTTCTAGATATACGAAAAGAATTTCTAAATTAGGATTTAATGCGATCACCCTGGACGAACTTTGTTATCTTTCCGAAAGGCATTTTTATCCGGAAGATCTCAAACGGAAGATCTCATCGTACCGTAAAAAATACAAAAAATTATTTAAGATCGCTTCCTCCCAAGATCTAAAAGTTTTTATAACCAGCGATTTTTTTTCCGTTAACGATTCCATCTTGCAACATACGGGCGGAAATTTGGACAAGATCGTCCAACTTTTTATTGGATCATTGGAAGATCTATTTTCCAGTTTTTCAGAAATTTCAGGAGTTGTTCTTCGGATCGGAGAGTCCGACGGAGTGGATGTTACAGGGGATTTTAGAAGTAAACTTCTACTCAAAAACCCGAAACAGGCAAATTCATTTTTGAAGGAAATCCTGCCCGTTTTCGAAAAATATAATAAAATATTAATATTCAGGACCTGGACCTTAGGAGCCTACGAGATCGGAGACCTGATCTGGAATCCAAAAACATATCGTAAAGTGTTCCAAGATATAAAAAGTAGATCGCTTATCATTTCCTTAAAGTATGGAGAAGGCGACTTCTTCCGATATCTTCCGATCAATCCGCTATTTTTTGAAGATGATAGACCCAAACTTTTGGAATTACAGGCCAGAAGGGAATACGAAGGTTTTGGAGAATATCCCAGCTTTGTAGGATGGATGTATGAAAAATACAGATCCGAACTTTTAGGTAAAACGAATATCGCAGGGATTAGCGTCTGGACCCAAACGGGTGGCTGGTCCTCTTTTAAGAATATCACGTTTCTAAAAGGATCTTCTTATTGGAACGAGTTGAATACGTTTGTTTCCGTTCAGTTATTCACCAAACCGGAAAAAAATTCAGAGGAAATTCTTCGCAAATTTTACGGTAAGAAAAATGCAGATCTATTTATAGAATTTTTGCAATTAAGCGAAGAATTGATCCTGAATCTTCTGTATGATCCCGGATTTGCCGGTCAAAGTTTCTATTTGCATCGTGTTCGGATCCCGCCCATTCTTCATATCACCTGGGACAAGATCACAGTTTCGGATCCGTTTCGGTTCTTGTATTCCATTCTAAATCCGAATCCGAAAGAATCTGTAAGACTAGGAGAAGAAGCATTCTCTAAACTTTACAGAATGAAAAAAATTGCCGAAACATTGCATCTGCCTTACGATTCCCAATTCCAGAAAAAGACATTTAGGCTCATTCTAAATGCAAGAAAACTACTGTATTTCGAAAATCCGGTATTATTAGCGGAATCCAAAAGGCTCGCAAAAGAATATCATAAGAAATACCCTAAAACTTTCCGATTCCAGTTCCAGGCTTCCCAGTCCAAACCTTCTCGGTTCTTAGGCTTTATATTAAAATTCTTTTTAAGGAACAGAAGCAGCTATAGGGTCCGTGACAAAATTTTATTTCATCCGGTCTTACGTAAGATCTACTATATGGTATTTTTAGGGATCAAAAACAAATTTCCCGATTTTATCAACCGCCAGGGAATGCCTGTCCGAGAATTATTACAGTGA
- a CDS encoding DMT family transporter has protein sequence MQENRLRTYLEFQVSQILISGNVLFAQVLSYSPSLITWGRTLFAASLLASVLWFRKRPFFFPSQKENWISFSLGILLAFHWVTFFASAQEASIAVAVLTLFTHPVWTVLLEPLFFPSKIRSLDLGLAALVLFGMWILVPSFDPEGKYLLGVVFGLTSSWAMAFRNILTKKYLSGHGSTQVMFHQTSVTCLVLSPILFFENLFVTPKDWGLVFLLGVFFTAVGHTFYIKSVFKMKVKTAGLLSTVQPVYSAILAWAILQEVPRKEEFIGGILILFAAALESFRYGKKTE, from the coding sequence ATGCAGGAAAATAGACTTAGAACCTATCTTGAATTCCAAGTTTCCCAAATTTTGATCAGCGGGAACGTTTTGTTTGCCCAGGTTCTCTCCTATTCCCCTTCCCTAATCACTTGGGGAAGGACATTATTCGCGGCAAGTCTTCTTGCCTCAGTCCTTTGGTTTAGAAAAAGACCCTTCTTCTTTCCAAGTCAAAAAGAAAATTGGATCTCCTTTTCTTTAGGAATTCTTCTCGCATTTCATTGGGTGACTTTTTTTGCTTCCGCGCAAGAAGCGTCTATCGCAGTGGCCGTGCTAACACTATTTACACATCCTGTCTGGACTGTTTTACTCGAACCTTTGTTTTTTCCTTCTAAGATCCGAAGTTTAGACTTGGGACTCGCTGCGCTCGTGCTTTTCGGTATGTGGATCTTAGTGCCAAGTTTTGATCCGGAAGGCAAATATCTTTTGGGAGTAGTATTCGGACTTACCTCTTCCTGGGCAATGGCATTCCGAAATATTCTTACTAAAAAATATCTTTCGGGTCACGGATCCACACAAGTGATGTTCCACCAGACGTCAGTTACATGTTTAGTCTTAAGCCCTATTTTATTCTTCGAAAACTTATTCGTAACTCCCAAAGATTGGGGCTTGGTATTTCTTTTGGGAGTTTTCTTCACTGCCGTCGGACATACATTCTACATCAAATCCGTTTTCAAGATGAAGGTTAAAACCGCAGGATTATTATCCACAGTTCAACCCGTATATTCCGCCATACTCGCCTGGGCAATCTTGCAAGAAGTTCCGAGAAAGGAAGAATTTATAGGAGGAATTCTGATCTTATTCGCCGCTGCACTTGAATCGTTTCGATACGGAAAAAAAACGGAATAG
- a CDS encoding fatty acid desaturase has translation MITITERPTIQVPTKLYERMSQKEKSKKIMKWIRFRDKKLRGKFEFLKYQDELGLAITLSSAAGMILFAGLYIAGFIPAWACIVANGVLASILHEVEHDLIHNLYYKDNLKIQNFMFWTVWIFRGNTVSPWYRRMIHTLHHKVSGHKEDIEERLIGNGMKFGLKRLITMMDGNMSFLFQSHILRREAPKFKRSEITRSSWPYLVIYFHLWYNFLFINLFYIGNELLGKPVEIPAWLDTVRYFLNISAVVYTIPNWIRQTSIQVVSSNMHYYGDVKGLHDQTQVLNRWFLFPLHLFCFNFGSTHGIHHFVVNQPFYLRQAVAPFVHPAMKRYGIRFNDFGSIFRANRLGKGQTLATA, from the coding sequence ATGATCACTATTACAGAAAGACCGACCATTCAGGTTCCAACCAAACTTTATGAGAGAATGTCCCAAAAGGAAAAAAGTAAGAAGATCATGAAATGGATCCGATTTAGGGATAAAAAACTGCGGGGTAAATTCGAATTCTTAAAATACCAAGACGAATTGGGTTTAGCGATTACCTTAAGTTCCGCTGCCGGGATGATCCTATTTGCAGGACTTTATATCGCAGGGTTTATTCCTGCATGGGCATGTATCGTTGCAAACGGTGTGCTTGCGTCCATTCTTCATGAAGTCGAACACGACTTAATTCATAATTTATACTATAAGGATAATCTAAAGATCCAAAACTTCATGTTTTGGACGGTTTGGATCTTTAGAGGTAATACTGTCAGTCCTTGGTATAGAAGAATGATCCACACTCTTCATCACAAAGTATCCGGACATAAAGAAGATATAGAAGAACGTCTGATCGGAAACGGTATGAAATTCGGATTAAAACGTTTAATCACCATGATGGACGGAAATATGTCCTTCTTATTTCAATCCCATATCTTGCGCAGAGAGGCTCCTAAATTTAAAAGAAGTGAGATCACTCGCTCTAGTTGGCCTTACCTAGTGATCTATTTTCATCTCTGGTATAATTTCCTCTTCATCAATCTTTTCTATATCGGAAACGAATTACTCGGAAAACCCGTGGAAATTCCGGCTTGGTTGGATACGGTTCGTTACTTCTTAAATATTTCAGCAGTGGTGTATACCATTCCGAATTGGATCAGACAAACAAGCATTCAGGTAGTTTCTTCGAATATGCATTATTATGGAGACGTAAAAGGACTTCATGACCAGACCCAGGTTTTAAATCGTTGGTTCTTATTTCCTCTTCATCTATTCTGTTTTAATTTCGGAAGTACACACGGGATCCATCATTTCGTAGTGAACCAACCTTTTTATCTCAGACAAGCGGTAGCACCTTTCGTTCATCCTGCAATGAAACGTTACGGGATCAGATTTAACGATTTCGGAAGTATTTTCAGAGCGAATCGTTTGGGGAAAGGACAAACATTAGCAACAGCTTAG
- a CDS encoding helix-turn-helix domain-containing protein codes for MPTEGIGSHSYYNPGIWFQILWAITQFGTALGILMFLGQLVLEKKTALNRLLALIFLILGLIQGSFLLLVSGLYLEFPRLSLIQFPLIASVGPILFGIHSVSQDRDSEEISYLGLEKKHLLLPVLVWILYLLAILLLPQDRIVDKISVFLKETGWNEGEFLLSSPLLILVFYIGLILRGSSDLLRWEVLKEEWTARILAFMVISTFVNLGFGAMYLSNKSPIFLLACSAMMGISLCLAYLIGHKRPEFFQVLQEVSQATRQKYARSLLSGVNRHALRDSLTQLMEKEKLYRDEKLGLADLADELALSTHQVSELINQELGKNFSAFVNDYRIKEACELLIKEPNRSVLDIAFEVGFATKSSFHRAFQKYTGKTPSEFRGS; via the coding sequence ATGCCTACAGAGGGAATAGGAAGTCATAGCTACTACAATCCAGGAATTTGGTTCCAAATCCTATGGGCCATCACCCAATTCGGTACCGCACTTGGAATTCTCATGTTTCTTGGGCAATTGGTTTTAGAAAAGAAAACGGCCCTAAACAGGCTTTTGGCCCTGATTTTCCTGATTTTGGGCTTAATACAGGGTAGCTTTCTACTATTAGTTTCCGGTTTATATTTAGAATTTCCCAGGCTATCGCTTATCCAATTCCCCTTGATCGCTTCTGTAGGTCCGATCCTTTTCGGTATCCACAGCGTTAGTCAAGACAGAGACTCGGAAGAAATCTCTTATTTGGGATTAGAAAAAAAACATCTCCTTCTTCCTGTGCTCGTCTGGATTTTATATTTGCTGGCGATTCTGCTTCTTCCCCAAGACCGGATTGTGGATAAGATCTCAGTCTTTTTAAAAGAAACCGGTTGGAATGAGGGGGAGTTCCTACTTTCTTCCCCGCTTCTGATCCTGGTGTTTTATATAGGTCTTATCCTAAGAGGAAGTTCGGACCTTCTTCGTTGGGAGGTACTCAAAGAAGAATGGACCGCAAGAATTCTGGCATTCATGGTGATTTCTACCTTCGTGAATCTTGGTTTCGGTGCTATGTACTTATCCAATAAATCGCCGATTTTCCTTCTTGCTTGCTCCGCAATGATGGGCATAAGCCTTTGCCTTGCCTATCTGATCGGACACAAACGGCCTGAATTCTTCCAAGTGCTCCAGGAAGTAAGCCAGGCCACCAGGCAGAAATATGCAAGATCCCTACTCTCCGGTGTGAATCGTCATGCACTTAGAGATAGCCTAACACAACTCATGGAAAAGGAAAAATTATATAGGGATGAAAAGTTGGGGTTAGCAGATCTCGCGGATGAGCTTGCACTTTCCACCCACCAGGTCTCGGAATTGATCAATCAGGAACTGGGAAAAAATTTCTCCGCGTTTGTAAACGATTACAGGATCAAAGAGGCCTGTGAACTTCTCATAAAAGAACCGAACAGATCCGTTTTAGATATCGCATTCGAAGTTGGATTTGCCACGAAATCGTCTTTTCATCGAGCCTTCCAAAAATATACGGGTAAAACTCCTTCCGAATTTAGAGGAAGTTAA